The Pseudophryne corroboree isolate aPseCor3 chromosome 2, aPseCor3.hap2, whole genome shotgun sequence genome has a segment encoding these proteins:
- the BORA gene encoding protein aurora borealis has product MDNSCAKSPLIEGCSPIKSIFEVKSKPCRDNAQYRTSLFQIPFPIDHLEEEEKENSPPAPRLSPDGSTVMQLHNMDTFSTNGHTVDSMGTLTSKVYAQHGAIEATDILKDNDTVEMVDPGEIEDEHIWVKDAVVSDNTPMSSFMTCNTFSVETSHMCMSPLAESSVIPYDNSSIQVDSGYTTQTCGSSIMDGIGTEVIYRENDTQMCESQNGSQNFKAKEFSASEVNGFKMQEPESPECERQIRKTSHKSHHPALHSGIWKLSSDPLFNRLNKNARLQSPQQAMDGKPVLHYLQ; this is encoded by the exons ATGGATAACTCCTGTGCCAAAAGTCCTTTAATTGAAGGTTGTTCTCCAATCAAAAGTATTTTTGAAGTTAAATCAAAGCCCTGTAGGGATAACGCACAGTATCGGACTTCACTTTTCCAGATACCATTCCCCATTGATCACTTAGAGGAAGAGGAGAAAGAAAACTCTCCACCTGCCCCCAGGTTGTCACCGGATGGCAGTACTGTAATGCAGCTCCATAACATGGATACTTTTTCAACTAATGGTCACACAGTGGACTCAATGGGCACTCTGACATCTAAAGTATACGCACAGCATGGAGCTATAGAAGCCACAGATATCCTGAAAGACAATGACACTGTAGAAATGGTGGATCCTGGCGAAATTGAAGATGAACACATCTGGGTTAAAGATGCAGTCGTGTCTGATAATACGCCAATGTCCAGTTTCATGACCTGCAATACATTTAGTGTGGAGACTTCCCATATGTGCATGTCTCCCCTAGCGGAGAGCAGTGTCATTCCTTATGACAACAGCAGCATCCAG GTGGACAGTGGCTACACTACACAGACATGTGGCTCCAGCATAATGGATGGAATTGGCACAGAGGTGATTTACAGAGAAAATGATACACAGATGTGTGAAAGTCAGAATGGATCTCAAAACTTCAAGGCAAAG GAGTTTTCAGCATCAGAAGTTAATGGTTTTAAAATGCAAGAACCAGAGTCTCCAGAATGTGAACGTCAGATTCGTAAAACAAGCCATAAATCTCATCATCCAGCGCTGCACTCTGGGATTTGGAAGCTCAGCAGTGACCCTCTATTTAACCGCCTCAATAAGAATG CACGGCTTCAGAGCCCACAACAAGCTATGGATGGAAAACCTGTGTTGCATTACTTGCAATAA